In the Trichoderma atroviride chromosome 4, complete sequence genome, ATGCGAGTGCGCAGCTGGATCACAGGCACGCCGTCGTCCGTGGTCGAGGTGCCCGTGCGAACATGGTAGAAGCGGCCGACAAAGCCCTGCTGCCAGTCGGCATCCAGAAAATCGGCGGCCTTGAACTCCATGCTGCTGAcgttgacggcggcgagcagctccagcgacgACAGCTCAATGGGCACAAAGGTCATGCCCttgacgaggctgaagaCGGGCGCcgcaagctccagctggcgAATGGTCTCATTGCGCTGGAGGTGCACCGCGGGCTCGAGGCCCGGATAGgaggcgaggctggcggcgtgCAGGTGGACGTTGTGCGggacggcgatggagacggagTCCGGGCCGGTGGGCGTGACGGGGATGGGGCCGGCCTTTGTGACGATTTGGGTGACGCCCTGGGATAGCAGCGTGATGGCGCCGCCGATGGTTGGGTGGCCGGCAAAGGGGATCTCGGCGGTGGTGAGGAAGATGTCGATGGTGCGGGAGGAGTTGGTGGCCGGGTCGGCGACGTCGTGGATGAAGATTGTCTCGGAGAAGTTGAATTCGCGGGCGATGGTTTGTTTCTGGGCTTGGGTTGGCTGCGGGCCCCAGGGGGGGGATGGTGACGACGGCGAGGGGGTTGCCGGCGAAGCGGGAGCGGGTGAAGACGTCGAGGGTTACGTAGGGGAGTTCCATGTTGATGAGGTGTATGATGTAGAGGGAGAGGTTGAGAAGAGGAAGTGGTAGATTTGTAGTGGGACAAGGGTTGGTTGAGCGTAAGGGTTAGATATAGAGAGGGGAAGACGGAAGAGTGAGGGGAAGTGGTTTGTTATAACAAGTAAGTTTATATACATCAATTGATGTGACTCTATCTTGATATTAGtactttttgcttctccgtTCACGGCCTCTATAGCTTCATTGCCAAATACGGAATCTTGCCTGGCAGGGCACGACTGGGTACAGACGGATGACTCTTGTAAGCTCTCCCACATATCGGAACCAGATGTCGGGCAAATGTCACCGAGGCTGCGTCCAAATGTACTTTACGCCCTTCTGTTCCTTGCTGGAATGAGCCGATGTGGAGCGCCAGTTTGTCAAAGTAAATTGATACTTGACGAAATAGTCCAGACAGGTATAGGCGGCTTTGACCTAAAATCTCGGCGCGCCGGGAGCTACTCCGCACCTACTCCGCACGTGGGAGTTGGGGAGAATTTGATGTTGTCTGTGAGCTCCGTATTCCGTAGAGGTACCATGTGAAGTAAATGCTAATTGTCTTCTTTCCTCGACCTGAGCTTAATCTGAAAGTCTTGATACGTGGCAGAATTGCTATTCTCATTTGTCCACCTGTTGTCCATTGTGACTCTTGCTCTTACTATTGCTCGGGTGCTTTTACTTGGCCAACTCATCGAGTGCTCTCTTATAGTAGCCAAACAGCATAAGAAATTGGCAGCTTTCATTGCCATTGTCCTATAGTCTACCAAACGACAGTAGCTATAGTTGGAGCTCTATAAAATCTTCGGTAATTATATCACTTGTTGCATCTGTCCATCTAGACAAGTAAAAAATATCTGGCTTGGCCAACATTCGCATTGGTATAGGGTAATGGCATCAAGCCATCCAGCTAACTGAAAGCGCCTAGCTCTAACAGCTGCCTTGAACTGTGTAATCTCCGTCTCCACCCTCGGCCTCTCCCAGCAAATATGTCAACACCACACAAAACCCAGCAATGACGGATATTGGCATCGGCCTCGACTCCCATAATCGCAACCCTAATCGCAGCCACGACAAAGCCGACAGACCCGACGACAACGATAGCTACGACAGTCACGACGGCCATGGCAATCGCACGTCGAAAAGCTACAGCCCTCGGCACGCCAGCCGTCTAAAGCTCCTCGTCCACCACGTCAAAGGCCATCCCGGGGCCTATCTGGTAGCCCTCCCAGCGCTATATTTCCGCTTCTTCCCCATCATATTCACGCACAACTCGGGGCCGCTAAGCGTGTACCTCGCCGTCGTGCTTGTCTTGATACCTGTCAAGGTGATCCTGGCAGCATGGCGGGCATACCATTCTTCATCCTACGCATCCAAGAGGCGGAAGCGGAAGGGTAGCTTCTTGTTGCCGTCCAATGGGCCTTCCACGGCGGGCAGGGCCAAGAGAGGTGGAGGAGCGGCACAATCGCTGCTTTGGCTGTGTGGTGCGCTCTTCAGCATGTGGGTTTATACGACGGGCATCTCGTCGCCATTCCCCACGGCGGCGTCCATCATGGCCTATTCCCCTACATtacaagagcagcaagctcGCAACGCGAGCTACTTCATTGCCGCCTCCTTCTGGAACAATGAAGACATCTTGGACTCATGGACCACGCAGGCTCTCAAGCTCATCGACGTTCTTGGCCGGCCAAACGTTTACGTTTCGTTGACGGAAAACGATAGCGATGACAACACGgccagcaagctgctgcactTTGGCCGCGAGCTGACGAGGCGAAATATAGCGCACAGCGTCAACATAACGACAGACCTGCGCGGGTACCCCCCCCGAGAATCCCTGGCACAGCATTGAGCACAGGATGGGCTACATGGCAAATCTTCGCAACGGCGCCTTGGAGCCCCTGGAGCGACTCAACAGGCGATTCGCGAatgtcatcatcctcaacgACGTCGTCTACCACCATACCGACGTCCTCAAGCTAATTGCGGCAgtgggaggagatgatgtCAGCAGACCGCACGCCAAGTATCCCATGTCGCATCAGATGGCGAAGCCCGGCAAAAGACGCATGGCCTGCAGCATCGACATGGACGGCGCGACGGTATATGACACGTGGGTGCTTCGCGATCGTTGTGGAAGACCTGTAAGTGGCTTTTGGCCCTTTTTCACAGCAgaggaggacaagaaggctgTACGCGAGAACCGAGTGTTGGAGGTTGGCACCTGTTGGAACGGCCTCGTGGTCCTTGATGGGGACATGCTGCTCGACCCGCCTCTCCGCAGCAAGAAGGCGGATTGGGACGCGGCAACGCTGCGCTTCCAACAGCCGCCCGCATGCATCATTTCCGAGTGCTCGCTATTGCCGTTGGCCATCACCAACGTCACAGGCGGCGCCCCAGTGGTCATGGACCCCTCCGTCATAGTGGGCTACACCGTCGGGTGGTGGAGGTATTATGCAGTCTGGCTACGCATGCCTGTCGTGCGGCTGTGGATGAACATGTTCGAGCAGGGATACTGGAACCTCTGGTGGAAATTGGGCATGGGCAAAGGCTTACGATGGGCCGGGCTGGACGACGGCAAGGAGAAGAACGAGTGCATCATCACCGGGTGGCCTAGGTGCGAGAGCACCGAGCGCGAGTATGCCGTCAAGGGAGCGATAAGACTTGGCAAGTGAGACAGACACCAGTAACCGAGACGATAGACGCAGGGAgagcaagatggaagagcATAAGCTGTGAGACACAGTGAGACACTGACTCGACGACTCGTGTAAATCTCGACATGTCTCTTGGAGACTGAGACTGAGACTGAGACTGAGACCCTGCAGCCGGCCATCGGACGGTGTAAGTGGTCCCTTTGCTGGTATACTGTAAATGGTCTAGGTACAACGGCCACACACCGCAACACGTTAATTTCGGTGCTGGCTGCCGCAAGAGATGGATAGTGGAGTACATATTACCAGCGCAAAAGAACAGATCATTCAATGGACAAACATCTAGCACGAATGAGGACGGCTAGCAGCATTGACTACGGCATTGGGCCGAGGCATTGACGACGCACAGACAATGCCTGGGTATAGGCAGCTTGTGTAAGTCCAGGTAGGTAAAAGTGCCAAAGCAGGGCGGTGTAGGTACGGTGCCTGATCAGAACGTTTACCTGTAGCCAAAGCAAAGTAAACATCGAATCTCACTCTTTCCCAGCCACTGGCATGTCACCGCCAGCATCAATTAGCTTGCACAGCTAGTCCGAGTGCAGACTGCGAGCCCTTCATTTCGGCAAAGGCTGGGCCCATCGCATTGAGCTccatctgctctgctctgctctgctctctgctGTGGCCCGACTTACACATGACATGAAAGCGGCAGCGAGTCAAACGACTCAAATCTCGCGCTGCGGTCTTTAATCGCTTAGGGCGCTTTAACTGGCAGCCCGCCCCGCTGGAAAAAGACCCTTGGCCTCTGCGTTTTGGGGGATCCATGTCGCCGGGGCAGGGGTGGCGAAGCGGTGGCAGCAGAATCGACGGCAGGGACTGCTCATGTAAGTGAGGTCGCAATCTATTCGGAGCATTACTCCGTACTCCGTGATTGCCAGAAGCGTCGGGACACATGCCAAGCGAAACCCCAACGTAGCACTGGAGAaattttctgcttctttctgcAAGTGTGTGCACACAATTTACACACCCAcgcacaaaaaaaaaaaaaaaaaaatctatcACTAATTATTTTTCACAGCCTCTtcatttattttttttcttcccctccCCCGCCTTTGCTACAGCGGAGGACGCGAATAGAAGCTTTCCTGCAGCCACCACCAATCgagtggaaaaaaaaaaaaatactttgCAGTGTCGCAGCAACAGTGTCATGATACCGAAATTTGCCGGGCTCTGCAGCTCCGTTTTATTCGCGTCTTTTTCGTTCTAGAAGCCAGTCCGGCACACAGTAGCTGGTGCgcgtctccatcgccatgatgTGGTCCCCACGACCCTGAAAACTGGaaactttttctctctcttttctcttcaagtttttttttacctcaCCCGACACACGACAAGGTACTAGCAGTGGCCCCATCAGATGGCAGGcgttaataaaaaaagaaaaaaaaaagaaaatccccACCCTGCGATAGTCCCTGAGTGCCGAGTTGCGGACCAACCAGAGAGTGGCCGCCGGCGCGGTGTCTGGCAGGCGTCGTCCCCACCAGCTCTTGCCAACCCCACCACACGGACCTGTAACAGGCATCGCTCTTGCCATTTCCGTGCCATTTCTGCTGTGGGCCCTGCTTGCCAtggaggctttggctgcagcagcgagTGGTCCGTGCGGGCACTGACGTCTAGCGCGCCCCACTTCGGCAGCCGTGACGGGGGGGTTTGACCAATGGGATTcgaggggaaagaaaaaaaagttcaagcTCTCGTGCTtgctgcctcttttttttcttcctggccCGCCAACGCCAGGAAAATCGCCTGAGCTCTTACCCTCTGGCCTCTCTTTCTACTCGGTGGCTCGTGGcttccctcccccctccaaTCAGTCCCTTCCCATCCGCTCGTAGAAACCGCAGACCGCCCCCCCGACCTGCTCCCGAGACAATTCTGCCCTCCCTTGGGGATGTTTGGGACGAACATCTAcagcaaaaacaaacaaagcctcatctcctcctcgtaGCCTTGTCTGTTCGTCTGCAGCCTGTTCTATGCGTGCCGGCCTGTAGTCGATCTCGTCTCCTCTTTGCCACCGCCATCCAGATTACGTCGTCCAATCAGCCCAATTACACCAGATCGTCCTTAATACATTACACTACATCAGTACAGTACATACATATACAACGCAGCCTTCTTTACGCATCATCAccttcgtcatcgtcatcctcgtccatcTACCGTATCTACATCACGATGCCTTACAACACGCGCCGCAAATCGTTGTCCCTGCCCAGCCTGGGCATACACGTCCCCGTCACGCACGCCTCTCGCGCTGCTGCCTCGTCGAAAAGCACATCTCGCGGGGCCTCGACTTCGGCGTCCGCCACACCCGCGGCCAGTTCCTCGCGCTCAGAATCTCCAGATGCGCATCCCAACAAGCGCATCAAGAAGTCCCATGCCGCAGATACCGCCGTCATCGAGACGACACCGCCGCCCTCGCCTCCCCGAGCCATCAGCGAGGAGATGCCAGATGCCGACGCAGCCCAAAAGATCGATCTCGAGAGCATCAAGGACGACATTGTCGAGGCAGTTGTTGTCCAGCTGCAGTCGACCGCCAACCGCcctcatctcatcaaggAGTTGGCGACCGTTCTCATGCAGTCTTTGACGGCTGTACAACAGTATGTTCCTCTACCAATTCATCTTTCCCATCTCTTGAGCAGACGAGCCTAACAATACGTTCCTAGATCTGCGAACCCCTgcgccatcatctcatccCGCCTCGCCTCCTACATGAAGCGGACCTGCTGGTCTGCCTCAGCGCCCTGTCCACTGGGCAAAGAGCTCGAGGCAGTACACCCGCGACGCACCTACTATTTCCTCACCAATCTTCCTAGGCAGCCACTCCCAGACTTTAGCGCAAGTCTTCAGGTTGCCTCTCTTACCCCATCAGTATCCCTTACCGAGGACTCTGGCTCAGATGACATCGAGGCAAGGCGACGAGAGCTGAGCCCTTCTCCCGAGGTGGATCTGTCTGCCACCGAGTTTGACAATACTGATGACGATATTTTAATGCCCATGACCCCCATTGGATCCTTCTCTTCACATCAGAGTAGAATTATCCTTAGCCCTCGCAACAATGCCCCGCCTCTGGAGAAGGATGAGCGGGAATTTACACAGACTGCAGATGGCCTGCAAAAGCGCAAACTAAACGCGGAAGTCCCTCAGCCAGAAACCGTCGAGCGCCACAGCGTCGCCATGATGGACTATTATCGGGACGACGTATGGTTTTCCGATAGCCGCCCCAGCGCAACAACCACGTTTCTCGCTAGCCCCTCCATCAAGCCGAGCATTTCCGCTGGTCGGAAAGAAGACGACGCTGACGCTTGGGAAAGACTAAACAAGCTGTTTGAGTGGGGCAAGGGCGCCGAGAGCATCGAAATAGACGAGCTTGACTGCTTGCTAGACGCATGCTGATTtcaaattttcttttttttctctctactattactattaatgTTATCATGGAATGGCGCAATGAGCTGGGAATACTCAAAAGGGAAACGGAGCTGGCGTTGGATGGCCTTTGATTTTATGGCATATGGCGTGgatatatgtgtgtgtggagagagagagacactCCATTGTAAATATACTAGATGATGATTCTGATTATACtaaggagatgatgagatgaacaAGGAGAACAAAAGGAGCCAAGCGGGGAAATTTATGGGCGAGGCGTTTAAAAATTTTTAGGAATACATACAAAAGAGCAAACCACTCAATTATAAGAACAAATCCCGCTCATCTCTCGAATGCTTGGTCGTCCAAGAATAGGTAGTGTACAATGAAATGTGACAATCAGTCACTGGGGTGTAGTAGCCAGTAATTCTCGCCTGTTGTCTATGCCCGCGATTATGTGCTGTAATTTGATCCTGTCGAAGGATTATGCCGTCTTGGCTTCTGCTGCCATTTTGAGCTCGATCCAAACCAGCGTTCCCATCTGTGTTATATTTGGCCGCTCAAGCTTCACCACTTCCAAACCAGGCGTCTTGCTCACGGCATCCTCGACAATGGCCTCAATGTCTCGGTTCCACCAACAGCCATACTTTGCAAAGTGTTTCCCTGCATTCTTATCAAGTAGACCGTTTACAAGGCCATAGTATCCTTTCCCATGTTCCAGGAGGACTATGCGGCCGGTATCAGGCCGAACGACATTGGCCAGATTGGACAGTACGGCGACAGGGTCGGAGACGGAGCAGAGGCCAAAGGTCTGGATTATAGTATCGTATTTATCGGTATGAGCGGGCGGGGGCAGCGGGTGGTGCGCGTCCAAGTTGACGAGGCGAACGTGTCCATCCAAGAAGGAGAGCTGGCCGCCGGTGTGGTCGGCCATGGACGAGGCCTTGACAATGGGCGCGGAGGAAGACATTGGTGGGACGGACTTGGCGAGGCTTTTGCGCGACACGTCGAGCATGTCGACGGATATATCGAGGCCCGTAAAGGACGTGATGCCTTGGGGGATCTTTGGCGGGGGGGATCTTGCCGGTCCGggcggcctcgacggcggTGCTGAGGGGCTCCCAGTTGTAGTACTCGAGGTTTCGGCCGGAGCCCATGGCGAGCTCGAGGACGTTGCCCCTTGCGTGGGTGGCGAGTCGCTTGCGCAGCTTGGTGATGCCCATCCACCATTCGGGGAGGTTGAGTTCCTTGTCGAATTGCTCGGCGTTGTCGCCGCTCAGGGCGGGGGGTCGGCCTGTGGGCGTGGCATGCTcgcaggaggaggaggaggaggaggaggagcaagGGGAGGATCTGAGGGATGCGGCGGTGGTGCCAAAGATGTAGAAGCCTAGGAAGCCGGCGAGGACGGAGGCGCCGGTTAGGGGAAGCCAGGCACGGCGCCAGATGTCGAGGAGAGTGTCGGCTTtgggaggtggtggtggggGAGGCGGCGAGGAAGCATTGGATGAAGTGCCGGGCTTTTGTGTCCTGGGTATGATATGATGGTTAGACTTTTCACAACATTCCAAAGGCAAGAGAGACAAACGGTCTATATGATTTTGTAACGCGGGGTGACGGGACCTGAGCTGGAGGAGTTTTCACAGCTTGGCGTGAAGAGCTTGCAAGGCGCCATTGCAAGGGTGTGATGGTAGCGCTCGCAGCGGCCCTGGCAAGGCGGCGAGTAGGGACGTTCATCGAGGGAGCATCGTGTGGGAATTGGCGCAAttgaggaaaggaaaaaaagagcaagtcAAGCTTTAATCGTTAATCCTTGTGGGTTGAGGGCATTGAGCCCGATGGATTACTCCGGAGCTTGCAGAAAGAGTAAGGTGCGGATATGCAATGCGGTTGCAtcgagagagaagaatcgGCCGGGTGGGGCCgctggctggtggctgcCGCTTAGTGGCTGCTAAGGACTGGATAAGTTGAGATCTCGTGAGGCGTGATGCGATCTGAAAGATTCACTATTGCTGGTGCGGTTAATCCCCTGCATCTTCTATCCTGGCACGTCACGTCATCGCTGGTGGCTTCCAGGGGTGTTGATTGCTTTTGTTACTCAGCAGGAGACGCAGCGTCTGATCTCAACTATTCATCTCCATTCCACGAGGCATCAGtcgcggccatggcgggtCACGGCGATTTACAAGAGATGCTGCGCATGCTGACTGCACGCAAAGCatccatgatggcggccATGGGCTACATCAGAGCGCTGCAGTCCAAGAATCTGAAAAGGCGAGACACTGATGCCGTGAATCCTTGGTCACTGAGAGCCGCTGTAACTAACACTCGAGACACAGCATTGAACAGATTGCCGAGGCGCCTTTATCTACTGTTGAGGAGGCCATCAGTGACGCGAAGCTCGCCAAGAGCTTCCACACAGCATGCAAATCACACGGCAAGAAGGGCAACAAGCGTGCCGCTGAGGAGCCCGCATCTGCAGCCGGCGGGAAAAAGCCGAAGCTGGAAATGCACAAGAGGGATCTTGATTACAACGCCATGTCGCCTGAAGAGCTCGAGGGATCATTAATGCTGCCGCTGtgcgaagatgaggagctgaTCAAGGAGACGGCACTGGTGACGAATAGAGCTCCTTTGGTTCTTGCATT is a window encoding:
- a CDS encoding uncharacterized protein (EggNog:ENOG41), with product MPYNTRRKSLSLPSLGIHVPVTHASRAAASSKSTSRGASTSASATPAASSSRSESPDAHPNKRIKKSHAADTAVIETTPPPSPPRAISEEMPDADAAQKIDLESIKDDIVEAVVVQLQSTANRPHLIKELATVLMQSLTAVQQSANPCAIISSRLASYMKRTCWSASAPCPLGKELEAVHPRRTYYFLTNLPRQPLPDFSASLQVASLTPSVSLTEDSGSDDIEARRRELSPSPEVDLSATEFDNTDDDILMPMTPIGSFSSHQSRIILSPRNNAPPLEKDEREFTQTADGLQKRKLNAEVPQPETVERHSVAMMDYYRDDVWFSDSRPSATTTFLASPSIKPSISAGRKEDDADAWERLNKLFEWGKGAESIEIDELDCLLDAC
- a CDS encoding uncharacterized protein (EggNog:ENOG41~CAZy:GT69), giving the protein MGYMANLRNGALEPLERLNRRFANVIILNDVVYHHTDVLKLIAAVGGDDVSRPHAKYPMSHQMAKPGKRRMACSIDMDGATVYDTWVLRDRCGRPVSGFWPFFTAEEDKKAVRENRVLEVGTCWNGLVVLDGDMLLDPPLRSKKADWDAATLRFQQPPACIISECSLLPLAITNVTGGAPVVMDPSVIVGYTVGWWRYYAVWLRMPVVRLWMNMFEQGYWNLWWKLGMGKGLRWAGLDDGKEKNECIITGWPRCESTEREYAVKGAIRLGK
- a CDS encoding uncharacterized protein (EggNog:ENOG41) gives rise to the protein MELPYKQTIAREFNFSETIFIHDVADPATNSSRTIDIFLTTAEIPFAGHPTIGGAITLLSQGVTQIVTKAGPIPVTPTGPDSVSIAVPHNVHLHAASLASYPGLEPAVHLQRNETIRQLELAAPVFSLVKGMTFVPIELSSLELLAAVNVSSMEFKAADFLDADWQQGFVGRFYHVRTGTSTTDDGVPVIQLRTRMMAHDLEDPATGSASCCLAAYMSIHGGDKQTTQARRYEFTQGVEMGRESFIVVDVTLKDGALDTVTLAGSAVQVMRGHVTI
- a CDS encoding uncharacterized protein (EggNog:ENOG41~TransMembrane:3 (i65-84o90-113i147-165o)), with amino-acid sequence MTDIGIGLDSHNRNPNRSHDKADRPDDNDSYDSHDGHGNRTSKSYSPRHASRLKLLVHHVKGHPGAYLVALPALYFRFFPIIFTHNSGPLSVYLAVVLVLIPVKVILAAWRAYHSSSYASKRRKRKGSFLLPSNGPSTAGRAKRGGGAAQSLLWLCGALFSMWVYTTGISSPFPTAASIMAYSPTLQEQQARNASYFIAASFWNNEDILDSWTTQALKLIDVLGRPNVYVSLTENDSDDNTASKLLHFGRELTRRNIAHSVNITTDLRGYPPRESLAQH